The genomic region CCAATAGTTGACCGATTATCCGGGACGCGCAGCCCTGTGGCTCGTCGGCAAGTGGTCCTTCGCCCCCGGACAATCCGGCACCAATGGGCACTGTTCGCATCTGGGACGGCGTGCCACGCAGATTGCGCGGCCGTGCCAGATCATTCGGTGCGAAAACTCAATCCATACCTTCCGGGGTAACAGCGCGATGAGGTCGCGTTCGATCTTGACCGGGTCGGTGTGAGCGGTCAGTTTCATTCGCCGCGCCAGCCGACCGACATGTGTGTCGACCACCACTCCCTCGGCCAAGCCGAATGCGGTTCCCAGAACCACATTGGCGGTCTTGCGTCCAACGCCGGGGAGTTGAACCAGCAAATCGAGCGATCGGGGGATGACCCCGCCGTGGCGCACGACGAGCCCGCGGCTGGCGCCGATAATGCTCCTGGTCTTGGCGCGGAAGAATCCGGTCGAGCGGATGATCGATTCGACTTCTTTCGGATCGGCATTCGCGAAATCATCCGGAGTCTTGAACCGCGCGAAGAGCTTCGGCGTCACAATGTTCACCCGTTGGTCGGTGCATTGCGCCGAGAGGATCGTTGCGATCAGGAGCTGGAATGGGTTGTCATGCGTCAATGCGCACTGGGCCGGATACAGCGCCTTGAGCGCACCGGCGATGCGTCGCGTGCGCCGGATCCTTTCTGGTTTGGATTCACGCGGCACGGAGGTCACTCCATGCGGTCGGCGGATTCTTTGGTGCGCGGGTCGTGCAGCATGCGTGATTCTTCGTACAATTCGATGATGCAGCGGTCGCAAAACCAGCGACGGTACCCGCCGTCGCCGATCTTGCGTTCGATCATATCCTCTTCGTCAAACTCGTCCTGGCAGATCGCACAGGACTGGACTTTGCGTTCCTCACGCGGGACACCGATTCCCGGCGTGTCGGTGCGCTTCATCATCATCGTCAGCACGAAAAACAGTACGAACGCGACGCCGATGATGAGGAAGATGGCGGACACCGGGGAGGTCGGATTCCGGGGTTATCAGGTTGGAGGCATTGGGCGGACGGCCCGCCCAGGGGCAATCGACGGTTTAGAACCAGCCCTGCATGTCGCTGAAAATCAGCACCAGCGCCACAAGGGTCAGAATGGCCAAAACGGCGATCGTCACCAGTTCCAGCGGTCGTTTCGATTCAGCCATCGATGCTTGTCCCCCTTCCGGATCCAATTGCAA from Candidatus Zixiibacteriota bacterium harbors:
- the nth gene encoding endonuclease III, which gives rise to MPRESKPERIRRTRRIAGALKALYPAQCALTHDNPFQLLIATILSAQCTDQRVNIVTPKLFARFKTPDDFANADPKEVESIIRSTGFFRAKTRSIIGASRGLVVRHGGVIPRSLDLLVQLPGVGRKTANVVLGTAFGLAEGVVVDTHVGRLARRMKLTAHTDPVKIERDLIALLPRKVWIEFSHRMIWHGRAICVARRPRCEQCPLVPDCPGAKDHLPTSHRAARPG